The following DNA comes from Papaver somniferum cultivar HN1 chromosome 4, ASM357369v1, whole genome shotgun sequence.
GCTGTTTCCACCGATTCTACCGTTGTTTCTCAATTTGAACTCATTGGTCCTCCATCAACTCACCGCCAAACTTcaccaaaacaaaatcaaatctcAAAACCAGATGATACAGCAGTGCCTGATTCGACTCCTGCTTCTAATGGTTTCAAATTTCAACAATCCAAACACAAATTCTTCATCTCATCTAAGAGGATTGACAGAGAATGGATCAGCAACATATGTCTCAAGTGGTAATCCATTACTTGATTTCTTCTTCCATGTCGTCCCTGATACGCCACCCGAAAGTGTAACCCAAAGATTAGAATTAGCTTGGAATCATGATTCCTTAACAGCATTGAAGTTGATATGTAATTTGAGAGGTGTTAGAGGGACTGGTAAATCTGATAAAGAAGGGTTTTATGCCGCCGCGTTATGGCTTCATAAGAATCATCCCAAAACCCTAGCTATGAATCTCGAAGCTATGGAAGATTTTGGGTATTTCAAGGATTTACCAGAGCTTCTGTTTAGATTGCATGAAGGGATTGATATCCGAAATAAACGAAAGACCGAATGGCAGACTGAGAAGTATAATTATCCAGTTGATCCAGAGACTCGGAAACGTGTTCGTAGGAATCCAAATCAGAAGAATGTGACAGCGGTACATAGGAGGTATCCAATTCAGAAGAAGGCGGTACCGGATTCCGATGAGGTTAAGCCAAAGAAGCAGAAGAGTAGGAAGGAAAAGGAGACTGAGTTGTCGAAAAGAGCACTAGAGAGGTATGGAAAAGATACCGAGTATAAGAACTTGCATGATAAAGTATCTGATCTTTTTGCCGAGTTTTTAATCTCCGATTTGAAGTATTTGAATTCCGGTGAGACCGGTAAGATTAGTTTAGCTTCAAAATGGTGTCCTTCTTTAGATTCTTGCTTCGATAAGGCCAcccttttatgtgaaagtattgctAGAAGATTTTTTCCCCGTAGTTCGAATCCTGACTATGAAAATATTGAAGAGGCTCATTATGCTTATCGAATTATATGGACTCCTGCATTAGTTGGCGCTATCGAATTCACATACGAAAGAAAGATACGAACTTGGTAAATGGAAATTGAAGAAAGATCTTTCCATTTCATCAAAATGAGAAGCTTTTTCTACCGTGATCGTTTGAGGAAAGAATACTTGGTTCCTCTGTGTAAAGTGTTGGAATTGCCTGAAGTTTACATGAGCTCTCAGATGTGGGAATCATTGCCGTATAATCGTGTTTCTTCTGTTGCTATGAAAAAGTACAAGAGATTCTTTGAAGAACATGATCAAGAAAGGTTTAATGAGTATTTAGAGAGTGTTAACGAAGGGGAGGCAAAGATTGCTGCTGGTGCATTGTTACCTCATGAGATCATAGGTTCTTTGATTGACGAAGAATTTTTGTTGGATGACGAGTATCTTAGGCGTAAAAATGCTGAGGATTGTAAGGTTGCGGAGCTGCAGTGGCGTAGAATGGTGGATGATATGTCAAAAATTGGAAAGTTAAATGACTGTCTTGCAATCTGTGATGTATCTGGTAGTATGAACGGAACGCCAACGGATGTCTCTGTTGCTCTTGGTTTGTTAGTATCAGAAATTACTCAAGAACCATGGAAAGGACATGTTATCACTTTCAGTGAAATACCTCAACTGCACAAGATTGAAGGTGATGATTTGAGATCAAAGACGACACCCGTTAAACGGATGGCCTGGGGAGAATCAACTGACTTCCAAAAGGTGTTCGACTTGATACTGAAAATTGCAGTGGATGGGAAATTGAAGGAAGATCAGATGATAAAGCGTCTTTTTGTTTTTAGCGATATGGAGTTCAACGAGTCGAGGTTGGATTCAGCTGCTAATGACTGGGAGACTGACTACGAGGTGATACAGAATAAGTTTAGGGAGAATGGATATATGAATGTGCCTGAGATGGTGTTTTGGAACCTTCGAGACTCTTCATCAACTCCTGTGTTGGGTCAACAAAAAGGTGTGGCTTTGGTTAGCGGGTTCTCAAAGAATATGATAAAACCGTTTCTCGATGGTAAGGATTTAAATGAAATTACACCCGTAGGAATGATGGAAAAAGCAATCTCTGGTCAGGAATACAGCAAACTTGTTGTAGTTGATTGAGAACTGATCTTGTTATATCTGTGTGAAAGCAAATATGTTCTGTCGCAGGATATCTGTTCTCTAATTGCAAGTTTTCAAATTATGCAATTTTAAAGCAAATTTTGTTACTTCTCCAATAATTTTTACTATTTTATTTCATAAGATTGAACAAAGGGATGAATTGTCAGTTGATGCTGCGGAACAAAACTGTTATaaccttctgtttttttttttttttttttttttttttttttttttttttttttttgcatttcgtGAAACCAACATTAAGCTGCAGACCTTGTCTTTGGTCTTTGATCTAGGTAAGCAGGATAAATGGTATCAAACACAACCCTCGCAAATACATATTGAACTTCCTCGAGCTTTCCCATGGCTAAATACTCGTAATCAATTTTATTCCCCCTTCTAGGTGTAAATCCCTTCCTCTGACTACCTTTCACACAATCAAATATTCGTAGCACCCTCGTATAGCATGCTAATGGGATAATTACCTGCGTACATTAcacaaaaccatctacatttaaaAACTGGTTGTTCAAATAAGTCTCTTCCTTCTCCCACTGATGTGAGACATATAGAGACAGAAAACAAAGTTTGAACTTGAACAGTAGAAAAGAGTACTAACCAAATCAGAGTATGGAGCTTGAGGGTACTGAGCCATTGCTTGAGAGACAAACGATTCGTCCGTCATCTGTCTCAATGCAACTTTCACTAAACTGGCAAGATCCATAACCTCCATCTTTAGTTTCTCGTCAGAATCCAAATCCTGCGTATCTAGTTCACTGAAATTACTGTCATGTGGTCTGGTTATCGACCTTGCTATGTCTATCCCTTCTGGTAAATTTCCACCATTGTGGACTGTAAGTGCAAATGTGGCAACTACAAGGGGATCCTTAGGATTATCTGCTAATGCTTTGTGGAAAACTAACATCGCAATCCTATACAAATAATCAGAAAAATAGATTTAACAGCCTACCAATGTCAAAAATATGTACGTACCACTACTTTAAATAACATGAGAAGCTATGATCTGGGTACAGAAAGTGCAAGCCAAGCAGTCAAACTACTTACCATAAGCTCTGATGGCATGGTCTGTTAGGCGCCAAAAATGCATCTAGGTTAGCAAATAATGACTgcagaaaaaaaataatcaaatagtTATAACAGTTGTATGCCCAAAGTTTTCAGCCGTGCAATATGCATATACAAAAACATGTGTTGTCTATCATCATTGACAAAAAAAAACATCGAACCAAACTAAGGAAGAGTATGGTTGTATAAAATATTGTATTAGCCACCAAGTTCGTGTGTGTGTGTGTCTGCATGAATGCCTCTGTGTTTCTAATATTGTATGCCGTCGTTGTCACTTCAGCCAATTAATTTTGACTACAATACGATATTATTTAAGCTTTGAATTTGTATTTCCAAGTTCCACAACGTAAATGATTCCCCGAGCAGATATCCACACCGGACCAAAAAAGTAGGATTTTACTTGAACTTACCAAAAGCATGTTCAACCTCTTATCACGTCTCCGAAAACCCTGGGAGACAAAATATGCTGCCTGTGTGGAGCAAGTGTCAAATATTACTCATATACTCTTGGGTTAACACATAACCAACGGATCCCGCATTTAAATGAGGAAATAGAACCATACTTGAACCGGCAGTAGTATCTCCAGGAGCCCAACCTTCCAGAGTAACCTCAAAGAGGCTTCTGCGGATCCATATGCCAGCATGTAATTCATTTCCATGAGGTGCCTAGTCTGTGGTATTGAAAAAGAATAACTTGAGGATGAGCTTGGGTACTATTATAACTTGAGAAGATATGAAGTGTAAGAATAACGACAATAAGTGCTATAAACACCTTGTCAAGTCTCAGTATGGAGCAAGACAAGTCTTTCAGAGAAAATGCTGTTTCCTTCGTAAGACGGAACCCTAAGCGAGCTGCAATTCTGATTGCTCGCAGAATGCGAGCTTTGAAAATCAAGATACTGACATTAGGTGCTAATCTTTTGGCAGATATCATGTAATATATGAGTATAAAAAATATGGTGAAATTGAGACAGTGTTTATTAATACATCAAACCCACTGTTAATGAACAGTGaaagaaggaaaaatgaaataaaatatttaccaCAATCCTCTTGAAAAGAAGTATATGCAGGTATCACGGTCCGAACCTACAGAGCAAAATAGCTAAGATGAGAAAAGCATAACCACCAACTAGATCTGTACTAGTTCAAGGCAGAAGAAACTACTAAAGATACATGCACACTTTAGCTTTTTTTAAATCTTCCATGCCTCCAATATAGTCATAGACAACATTTGCATATGGATCAAGCATCAACCTGCACATATCCGCCATGAAAATTAGAACCAATGTAGACCATAAGTTACACTACACGCAAATAAATGTGCTATCTCTAACTTCATATAGAAAATGTCAAAAATCAACTACCCATTAATTGTGAAATCCCGTTTCATGCAATTCCTCCAGATAAGGTAATCCTGCTCGCTGCAACCACGAGGTTTTCTGAGAAAATCACTAGAGCTGGACTTTTTTCTACTAGAGGTGCTAAAACTTGATACCTGTTATACACAAGAATCACAATTTTGTCAATGCAATTTAGAAGAATCATCATTCCAATCACTGAGTACAACAGATGACATACCTCGATGAATGTATCATCAACGTGCACATGGCAGATAGGGAATCTTCGTCCAACTATTTCACACCGTGAAAATGTTTTCACTACCTACAGATAGCAGTAAAAGTTTAAGATAGTCATCCCAACTATTAAAGTACCACAGATTTATTATTTGAAGTGTTTGTACCAAAACAAGATAATAAACATGAAAAGTGTAAGCTACCTGTCTAAGCTCGGCCGAAGTAATAATATCAAAATCCTTGGGAATTTGCTTCAAAATGAGATCCCTCACACAACCTCCAACTAGATAAACCTCGTATCCTACAGTTAcatttgcaaatttatttataccACCGCAATCGCTTGTTTGACAAGCTCAGATGATTATAAAGGAGTAGCAGTGTAACACAAAAGGTGGAATTTACATACCTTTTCTTTTCAACTCCTTGAGAACAACTTTTGTTGGTTGCGAAATCATCGAAGAAGTAATTCCAAGTTCTTTAGCATTCCATTTCTTCCATTTCAGTGCCACAACACCAGCATTAACTATTCCGATACCAAAACATTCAAATCCGTATCAGAATATagccaaaaaaagaaaagaaaaaaaaactcaagaaAACCAATACTTCAGGTATTCAGATACACACATCAACACCAAGAACAGTTAAACTGAAGGGAGCAGTAAGTCAATATCCAGCACCAACAACAGAACCGTTTTGGGGGCCATGGCAATTTCCGGCTTATGCTGGCTTAACAACTGCCACTAAAAtcagccaccaccaccaccaacaacaaaaagGCTATGGCGCCAGAACCCAATTGCCCTTGGCTTCTGTTGGCTCCGCCACCACCGGCAccaaccaacaacaacaacaactaaaaGGCCCTGGGAGCCATAAGGGTACCACCAATACCTTAAAGGCTTCTGGAGCCACCATAGGTCATGGGAGGACAACTGTTCCATGGTCTAGGCTGCCTCCAACAACAATTAAAACGATTTTGGAGCAAGCACGGGTCGTAGGAGGCCGATTTCCACCATGACCTACTCTGCCCCCGCCAATACCAACAACAACTAAGGCTTCTAAAGCCAGCAAAGGTCATGGGAGGGCATTTGCCCCCAGTGCATTAACACcggaaaagaaaaacagaagaagGAATAAGCTTTAAAACTCACCTGTTTTATGAGAAGTAAGTTCactatcaccatcatcatcattgaAGAAACCTTGTTGTTCGGATAGGGTTGTTTCCACAGCCATAACTGAGCATTTTCTAACCTAAAacatccaaaaaataaaataaataaataaataaaatcacaaCAAATGAAAATCAATCCAAATAATGATACCTCGATTTAATTTAAGGACAAGAGAGTGTAAATTGGTAGTAGAAAAGGAGAAATAGTGAAATACCTTGCGAATGCAGTACATATAAGGAGGAGAACGAAAAAGGAAATGACTTCTACAGCAAAAACCCAAGCCTGATATCGCCATTGAAGTAAAGGGTTTGCACCATATCACAAGAGAATCATCAACAGTAATTGATGACAACAAAAAACCCTACGAATCAGTAATTATGAAGTGAATTTTGAGCGTGTAAAAATGGGTTTTTCCATGAAGATGGGTGAGAGGGAAATATTATCTGTCGACTCCGTTGGATAAAATATGATCGTCTTAATGGGCTTCATAATGGGCTAAAAGCACATTAATGAAGATTCTGGGGCTTCTCAAATCAGTAGAGGGGCTTATTCTgatggggaaattagggggagacacaaaaaaaaaaaatttcgttctcaggcccacaattaattttgtatgaaaaatttcttgtttggtcctaagcccataaggttatttatagtagggtccaaccggaatttttttttttctggaggtccaaaattaattgaaaacattgaaatgaccataataccctctactaccaaacgtgtgcgtGTCTACACCCTTATTATATTGAGTACATATCCgctgcactgcttacaaatttgagtacacatagcttatatacttataaattcgagtacatatcttctGCACTGTTAACTATTAAAATCAACGGCAAGAAACTTCACTCTCTTAACTGGTTTTTCgtccaagttttacaaacccaatctttgaatattcgacCAATGTTTCCATGTTTATCTCAAGTTCTAAATCAAGCTTTATCTGGAGTTGCCCGTATATAGCATTTAAGAATCCTTTATATTAACTTGTCTTCTCTTCACTGCCTTCTCTTGGCAGCAAAACGACttcaaaaccaaaccaaactctcCAAAATTGAATACCCAATCTTTATTTCCTTCTCAGCTTCGAGATCCCAGTCCTGATCTCCCTTGATCTTCATTCCAATCAATGACAGACAACAACTCTTTCCCAACTGGTTTCTCGGTATTAATCTCTCACTCTGTCTTGTTGTTCTGAGCTTCTGGATCACGCCTTTCCTCCTCAAACACGACCACAAGAACCGTGACTAGCTGCTGGTCGACTTTGTTGGACAACGGTGAACTCTTGGCAGCAGCTCTTCGTATTTTGGTTGTAGACTGAGATGAAATGAGCGGAACTGGTCGAGTGTATTAGGACCTAGCTTTGTTGTTGCTGCGTATAAGACTGGCCCTTATCACAGCAGGTGGCTACCCGATTAATAAGTGTGACTGCCTTGGATTCAAATCCATTAGCACCTAGCGTAGCCAAAATGATGAATTAtgcctcttctcctcttctttcatGTAACATGACTCCAAAATGACTGCAAaataaaacaaacgtaatatacaaaaatacaagagaaataactaagaaaagcataaaaaattgacattcaaaagatgtatttaAGACACTTATCACCCATTACCAATGAAAACTCTTAAGACGTGTAGGCGTTTAGCAAACCATACCAACTAACGAAGAGTAATAATCCTGCAAAATGTTTTCCAGTCTATAAATGATATACTCAATTTCTTGACAGTACATCTGCACTCAATTTATTCGGTCCTTTCTTTTTCGAAGGCAACAAATAACTAATTCTTGACAGTACTTATACACCCAATTTATTGACAGTATACCTACACTCAGTTCATGTTTTACATCTACAAAAATCATCCTTAAATAAACTCAATTCATACTgtataatccaaaaaaaaatcgttCTCGAACCGACACATAAACTGCTTAATAAGCCAATTCCATTACCAACCCAAaaagatcatataaccaatggaTAATGCTAAGAAACAAAATTCTTCCTTTCACACCATTGCGTtgcaaaacacaactaattataTCTAAACCTATGTGTAATGCTAAGAAAGGCAAGTCTTCGTTTcacaactatcagtacatattggATGCACTCATATTTTCAGTGGATTTTAAACATAATAACACGGATTTAATGTTAAGAAAAATATGTACATGATCCTATAAATGTCCCCATAATGAACAATACTTCACTTAGTCCAACTTGGGTAATTATAGAGTGAATATACTtaaaaattgaaactaaaatcGTTATGGGTTGTCCAGCGGATAGACGACGGTGCTGGTatactaagagaaaaaggtatagcaaggagataaactgtttattagttgtttttttttggtattcctCTATGCGAAAAAAGAAACTTAAGCAAGAGCTTACGTAGTTGTGTTGATAAGGTGTACCAAGCTCTGCTTGTAAAAATGACTTTATGCAACCATATCAACTAGCACGTCTTGTTGAGCCCCCTGCTAAGTGACCAACTGAGATGATCAAAAAATGTATAAAAACTCCAAGCGGATTACTTGGTTATGCTTAGTGCAGAATAATAGTTATGGAGCAAAAAACCAGCAGCTACTGTAATGTTCTATGAAGTGTAGACTGTGATTTTTACAGAGTGCAACATTTATACACTGATTTCTCGTCAGTGTAGCGTatataaactgaattttcagCAGTGCAGCATATACGCACTGCCAAATTATACCAAATGAAGCTGCAAAAACCTTCTACAATACTTATCTGGGAATAATACAGTACATTCATTATGGACTCCATCAAACTCACTAAAAATGCATGAGAATGCAATACATGCATTACACACTCTCATCAAAACACACTAAAAATGCATGAGAATGCAGTACATACATTATGCACACCCATTAAAACACACTTCATACTAAACAAGATTACATAAACAAGAATATCGAAACACTTACATGTTTTCATTATATCGTCCCAAGAACTTCACCGGAGTTTGATCCTTCAGAGAAAGGACGCAACCATCAATAAATTCAGGAAATCCCATTATACGCCACGGCCACCACGATCCATTCCTACGCCTAACCCGAACTAAACTACCAACAGACAAACAGTGGCAAAActttgaataaaacaaaatcaaatgaaCTAAAAAACCAACTGCATGTAAAGAAAAAGTGACGAATCCATGAATATAGACGAATTAAAGCACATATTCAGTACTACACATACGTACTAAtggatcaacaaaaaaaaaacagtttgtatCAGTATTCCACATAATGatataactaagaataaaaacactatgatgaaacaacaacaaatgatataactaagaataaaacataaACAAAAGCAGTTCGTATCAGTATgacacatatgtactgctgattcatgaactaaaaaacaaacCGCATGTAATGAATCTATCAAAAAAACATAATCGAGAGTCTTATTTTAGTATGaaagatatgtacttatggatcaaACCACAACAAGttataaaactaagaataaaacaaaatcaaaagtagTTCAAATTAGTATGCAACATATGACTGCCGGATAATACCCgtgaaacaacaaacaaacatgattttgagaaaataaagaaacgaaaataacaagataatcaaattcaaagttcaaataagataaaaataaTCATAATCTAACCCAAAAAGatcgaataattacgatcaagatgCATAAAAATAGTACGTCATATACGAACTGATGGTTAATAAACAAccaaaactgaaaccaaacctatagatgcatagtaaacacGGAAAAATAGTACGTCATacacgtactgatggttaatacacaaaaccaaactgaaactaaaccaaaatccaacaaaaacaaaactaaaaatatcaGATTTAGTAAcgaaatgaacataaaacatgattttataactagatctgaactattttcatcaaaaatcaccagtacatcatatacgtactgatgattaatatacaaaatcaaactaaaaataaatcaaagactaacaaaatgaaaataaaatatcagATCTAATTAAGCACGAAGACcggaaaacataatcaaacatcaactaattaatgattaaatcaacTTACTAGAAGCTCCATATAAACAGAATCGATCTTGGATTCGTGAATCGATCAAGACCTTATAAAAATATTCATCACCAGAACTTTTCCTGATACACAAACGAGAgaggatgaagaaaatgaattggATTTCATCAAAATCCAGTAGCAGcagtgagaggaaagagaaaagaaaaaataaatcgggaaaaaataatcaatcccttgtttatatatttattgcactaaaggttaATTTGGGTATTATAAATATGTACACCAATAGTCTCGCACGTGTCTAGGACCTGGGAATAAAATTTTGGgtccaatttttttcttctctaaaactatggACCTctagttactgggctttagtgggtggacctgctattaactaagactaccataatagtaccAATTGGTAATTTCCACATTTTGTATAccttgacacccataattatatgaaattattatatgaatcgatacataactggttatgtatactatcttttcaggcataactcgttatgcatactatctttttcaggggtataattggcagcgcaacttggacataacatatctaaaaatccgcgccttag
Coding sequences within:
- the LOC113362784 gene encoding uncharacterized protein LOC113362784 yields the protein MAISGLGFCCRSHFLFRSPPYMYCIRKVRKCSVMAVETTLSEQQGFFNDDDGDSELTSHKTVNAGVVALKWKKWNAKELGITSSMISQPTKVVLKELKRKGYEVYLVGGCVRDLILKQIPKDFDIITSAELRQVVKTFSRCEIVGRRFPICHVHVDDTFIEVSSFSTSSRKKSSSSDFLRKPRGCSEQDYLIWRNCMKRDFTINGLMLDPYANVVYDYIGGMEDLKKAKVRTVIPAYTSFQEDCARILRAIRIAARLGFRLTKETAFSLKDLSCSILRLDKTRHLMEMNYMLAYGSAEASLRLLWKVGLLEILLPVQAAYFVSQGFRRRDKRLNMLLSLFANLDAFLAPNRPCHQSLWIAMLVFHKALADNPKDPLVVATFALTVHNGGNLPEGIDIARSITRPHDSNFSELDTQDLDSDEKLKMEVMDLASLVKVALRQMTDESFVSQAMAQYPQAPYSDLVIIPLACYTRVLRIFDCVKGSQRKGFTPRRGNKIDYEYLAMGKLEEVQYVFARVVFDTIYPAYLDQRPKTRSAA
- the LOC113362785 gene encoding uncharacterized protein LOC113362785; this translates as MIQQCLIRLLLLMVSNFNNPNTNSSSHLRGLTENGSATYVSSGNPLLDFFFHVVPDTPPESVTQRLELAWNHDSLTALKLICNLRGVRGTGKSDKEGFYAAALWLHKNHPKTLAMNLEAMEDFGYFKDLPELLFRLHEGIDIRNKRKTEWQTEKYNYPVDPETRKRVRRNPNQKNVTAVHRRYPIQKKAVPDSDEVKPKKQKSRKEKETELSKRALERYGKDTEYKNLHDKVSDLFAEFLISDLKYLNSGETGKISLASKWCPSLDSCFDKATLLCESIARRFFPRSSNPDYENIEEAHYAYRIRDRLRKEYLVPLCKVLELPEVYMSSQMWESLPYNRVSSVAMKKYKRFFEEHDQERFNEYLESVNEGEAKIAAGALLPHEIIGSLIDEEFLLDDEYLRRKNAEDCKVAELQWRRMVDDMSKIGKLNDCLAICDVSGSMNGTPTDVSVALGLLVSEITQEPWKGHVITFSEIPQLHKIEGDDLRSKTTPVKRMAWGESTDFQKVFDLILKIAVDGKLKEDQMIKRLFVFSDMEFNESRLDSAANDWETDYEVIQNKFRENGYMNVPEMVFWNLRDSSSTPVLGQQKGVALVSGFSKNMIKPFLDGKDLNEITPVGMMEKAISGQEYSKLVVVD